The following are encoded together in the Pedobacter steynii genome:
- a CDS encoding DUF421 domain-containing protein: MNMILPKPLLMIDWSSFFFGEEGLEFLLEISLRTFIMYLIILAGLRLLGKRGVKQLSIFELVVIISLGSAAGDPMFYKEIGLLVPIVIFSIIVACYRFTTYLTAKSTKIDDLVEGKCTYLIENGEFSIENFGKEGLAQDEFFSELRQYSISHLGQVETAILETSGNLSVYFFPNENVKYGLPILPALFENSCTEIVKKNTYACCFCGNIEEIEPKPKHTCKKCEQDKWVAAINSLRIK, translated from the coding sequence ATGAATATGATTCTTCCAAAGCCATTACTAATGATAGACTGGTCCTCATTTTTCTTCGGTGAAGAAGGACTTGAATTTTTACTTGAAATCTCGCTGCGTACATTTATCATGTACCTGATCATCCTGGCAGGCCTCAGACTATTGGGTAAACGAGGGGTAAAACAGTTATCCATATTCGAGCTGGTAGTCATCATCAGCCTCGGTTCTGCAGCTGGCGATCCCATGTTTTATAAGGAAATCGGCTTACTGGTACCGATCGTTATTTTCAGCATCATTGTAGCCTGCTACAGGTTCACCACGTATCTGACTGCAAAAAGCACGAAAATTGACGACCTTGTGGAAGGTAAATGTACCTATCTGATAGAGAATGGCGAATTCTCCATTGAAAACTTCGGTAAAGAAGGACTGGCCCAGGACGAGTTTTTCTCCGAACTGAGACAGTATAGCATTTCACACCTCGGCCAGGTAGAAACCGCCATTTTGGAGACTTCCGGAAACCTAAGCGTATATTTCTTTCCCAACGAAAACGTAAAATATGGCTTGCCCATCCTCCCCGCTTTGTTCGAAAACAGCTGTACAGAAATCGTTAAAAAGAATACCTATGCCTGCTGCTTTTGCGGGAACATTGAAGAAATTGAGCCTAAACCGAAACATACCTGTAAAAAATGTGAACAGGATAAATGGGTGGCCGCCATCAATAGCCTCCGTATTAAGTAA
- a CDS encoding peroxiredoxin family protein, translating to MKLQFTFVIFLSVINYFTFAQQRQIPGKLILTADLKRFKVRPLKVSVERMDLGNFNLKSESIKITTAIFRYESPLSEPEFLTIMFYWPGRKVTSTSFLALASTYRLRIDQDSAPVVVRSDPQELEKQINHLKAKMRWYHFLTDSLAKNVSYENKKIADVEAQISFIQDSVENVADHHLYKMVMGNLNSPFGLYALCQYAGRPFGNERLKSKPEEIEKLFHQLSDDMRQLPSAGTLLSKLLLGRTMAKGKVLKDVSLKDTAGKSIQISNFRGKYVLVDFWASWCQPCRTESPTLIRAYLKYKDLGFQVISITRDVATMKQSWLEAIKKDQVNLWPQLSDFDDLAQKAYDIQYLPSNYLIDPKGIIIGKDLRGERLMEALEKIL from the coding sequence ATGAAACTGCAATTCACATTTGTTATTTTCCTGAGCGTCATTAACTACTTTACATTTGCCCAGCAGAGGCAAATTCCGGGGAAATTAATATTGACGGCTGATTTAAAAAGATTTAAAGTCAGACCGCTGAAGGTGAGTGTGGAAAGAATGGACCTGGGCAATTTTAACCTTAAGTCCGAAAGTATTAAAATTACCACAGCGATATTTCGGTATGAAAGTCCTTTATCGGAGCCGGAATTCTTAACCATCATGTTTTACTGGCCAGGCAGGAAAGTCACGTCTACCTCTTTTCTTGCCTTAGCTTCGACCTATCGTTTGCGTATTGATCAGGATTCAGCACCTGTAGTAGTTCGTTCTGATCCGCAGGAACTGGAGAAACAGATCAATCATCTGAAAGCAAAGATGAGATGGTATCATTTTCTGACGGATAGTCTGGCCAAAAATGTGAGCTATGAGAACAAAAAGATTGCAGATGTGGAAGCACAGATCAGTTTTATACAGGATTCTGTAGAAAATGTAGCTGACCATCATCTCTATAAAATGGTTATGGGAAATTTAAATAGTCCTTTTGGCTTGTATGCACTTTGCCAATATGCGGGCCGGCCTTTTGGAAATGAGCGCTTAAAGTCAAAACCAGAAGAGATAGAAAAATTGTTTCATCAACTGAGCGATGATATGAGGCAATTACCTTCTGCAGGGACATTGCTCAGTAAATTATTACTGGGGAGAACAATGGCAAAGGGAAAGGTGCTTAAGGATGTTTCCTTAAAGGATACAGCAGGTAAATCTATTCAAATCAGCAATTTCAGAGGTAAATATGTACTGGTGGATTTTTGGGCAAGCTGGTGTCAGCCTTGCAGGACAGAGAGTCCGACTTTGATCAGGGCTTACCTTAAATATAAAGATTTGGGGTTTCAGGTCATCAGCATTACCAGAGATGTTGCCACTATGAAACAGAGCTGGTTGGAAGCTATTAAGAAAGATCAGGTAAATCTATGGCCTCAGTTAAGTGATTTTGATGACCTGGCTCAAAAGGCTTATGATATTCAATACCTGCCCTCTAATTACCTGATTGACCCTAAGGGGATCATCATAGGAAAAGACCTGAGGGGCGAAAGGCTAATGGAAGCCTTAGAAAAGATTTTATAA
- a CDS encoding DUF4369 domain-containing protein translates to MKHFIYLFLLCISSFTSLAQSIKFTIQGSLKDTKKAKFAYLTTLSHQVPISSDKLLMVTPIKDGKFNFRGTFELDNNTYQHAAVFIEERGNISKEELISKFGQLILITDREKNFKHIILEDIDLVIAEPDQMKTSRIASGGKQTRILYEWFAALRSKNGKLLDFVRKFPDAQMSLDAVAEASSGISPLNQDKLEAAFGSPKELYTLLSERLKKSEKGMALRKKIYHIK, encoded by the coding sequence ATGAAACATTTTATTTATCTGTTTTTATTGTGCATTTCGTCATTTACGTCGTTAGCCCAATCTATAAAGTTTACCATTCAGGGAAGTCTTAAAGACACAAAGAAGGCCAAATTCGCTTACCTGACCACATTATCTCATCAGGTGCCCATTTCCAGCGACAAGTTATTAATGGTCACACCAATTAAAGACGGAAAGTTCAATTTCAGGGGGACATTTGAGCTGGACAATAACACTTATCAGCATGCCGCTGTATTTATTGAGGAGCGGGGCAACATTTCTAAAGAGGAGCTGATTTCCAAATTTGGCCAACTGATCCTGATTACTGATCGTGAAAAGAACTTTAAGCATATTATACTGGAGGATATAGATCTGGTTATTGCTGAACCTGATCAAATGAAGACTTCTCGAATCGCATCAGGAGGAAAGCAGACCAGGATATTATATGAATGGTTCGCTGCACTTAGGTCAAAAAATGGAAAGCTTCTGGATTTTGTGAGAAAATTTCCTGATGCTCAGATGAGTCTTGATGCCGTGGCGGAGGCCAGTTCCGGAATTAGTCCGCTGAACCAGGATAAACTGGAAGCTGCTTTTGGCTCGCCTAAAGAATTGTATACCCTGCTTTCAGAAAGGCTAAAGAAAAGCGAAAAGGGCATGGCTTTAAGAAAGAAAATATATCACATTAAATAA